One genomic window of Elaeis guineensis isolate ETL-2024a chromosome 2, EG11, whole genome shotgun sequence includes the following:
- the LOC140855237 gene encoding laccase-15-like, which produces MAASAYVSTNGIASDSTTITTIIEYINATIGSLTMRPQFSSLPASNDMDSATKFTTKLWSLASKDHLIHVPQTIDERIIITIAVNEILYPNRSCQGPDGNRLATSLNNISFVVPRIDVLEAYYQIIHGVYGIGFPSEPPFYSNFTSDNCPRACCFQRLHESQDLEYNTSVEMVFHEKIFAMVIPRHIYHKSIKIPIFHRILMYFIDLHE; this is translated from the coding sequence ATGGCAGCTTCGGCCTATGTGAGCACCAATGGCATCGCCTCCGATAGCACCACAATCACAACAATCATAGAGTACATCAATGCCACCATCGGCTCATTGACCATGCGGCCACAATTCTCTTCCCTCCCTGCCTCCAACGACATGGACTCGGCAACTAAATTCACCACCAAACTCTGGTCTCTGGCGAGCAAAGACCATCTGATCCATGTCCCGCAAACTATCGACGAACGGATCATCATCACCATAGCCGTCAACGAGATTTTATACCCGAATCGCTCGTGCCAGGGGCCCGACGGAAACCGACTGGCCACTAGTCTTAACAACATAAGCTTTGTCGTTCCACGGATCGATGTCCTTGAGGCCTACTACCAAATTATCCACGGGGTATATGGGATAGGGTTTCCGAGTGAACCGCCATTCTACTCCAACTTCACCAGCGATAACTGCCCAAGAGCTTGTTGTTTCCAAAGACTGCACGAAAGTCAGGATCTGGAGTACAATACTAGCGTGGAGATGgtgtttcatgaaaaaatttttgcaaTGGTGATACCACGTCATATTTATCACAAATCAATAAAAATTCCTATATTTCATCGAATCTTAATGTATTTCATTGATTTACATGAATGA